The window TAGACCCGGCAGACACTCGCAATATTTTAGGAAGGGCATTGTCCATCCTCAGTAGAAGGAAAGAAGAAAGAAAACCGTTCGGTGTCTTTCGAATGTAATTTTTTTCCTTTTCATTTCTTTTTATGGTGCAAACTTAAATCAAATGGTCATTCGCGAAACGTCTTCGAATCAGGTAGTTGTCATCACCATTGAAGGTGAAGTTGATTTGTACAATGCAAAAGAATTGAAAGACATTTTGGATGACAAAATGCGCAAACACCAATACGAGATCGTTGTGAATTTAGAAAAGGTTCCCTTTATGGATAGTTCTGGAATTGGAACTCTTGTGACCGCCATGTACAAACTTAAAAAATACCATGGCAATCTAAAGGTATGTAGTGTACATGGTTCCGTCGCCAAAGTGTTTAAAATGACTGGGATGGAAAGTCACTTAGAAGTGTTTGATACCGAAGAGATGGCAGTCCAGTCTCTCATCAGCGAACGAAATTCTCACTCCGATTGAGGCAGTTGGAGTCCTTGTTTGACTCTCTCCATCACTTCCTTCCCTTCGAACAATTCCAACAAATACAAAGCAAATGCAAATGCTGATCCAGGTCCAACACTCGTATGGATATGGTGAAAGGACTCAATCCGATTTCCCGTATACCTTCCCCCTTTTCCTTTCGCCAAATCGTCTGTGGAGGGAAAGGCCGTGTATGGGTCATTCCCAGAGATGATATCCCATTTTCGTAAGACGGCAGGCGCGGCACAGATAGCACCAATGTGTTTTTTGGAGGAATGGAAGATAGAGAGGATCTTTTGGATTTCTGTATCGGCCATCAAATTTTTTGTTCCATTCATCCCACCGGGCAAAACAATCGCATCAAATTCATCAACATTGATCTCTGAAAAGG of the Leptospira biflexa serovar Patoc strain 'Patoc 1 (Paris)' genome contains:
- a CDS encoding STAS domain-containing protein produces the protein MVIRETSSNQVVVITIEGEVDLYNAKELKDILDDKMRKHQYEIVVNLEKVPFMDSSGIGTLVTAMYKLKKYHGNLKVCSVHGSVAKVFKMTGMESHLEVFDTEEMAVQSLISERNSHSD
- a CDS encoding DJ-1 family glyoxalase III, which gives rise to MAKKVLIPLCPGFEEMEAIILIDVLRRGNVEVVSASKTKEPVVASRNTIHISDTTFSEINVDEFDAIVLPGGMNGTKNLMADTEIQKILSIFHSSKKHIGAICAAPAVLRKWDIISGNDPYTAFPSTDDLAKGKGGRYTGNRIESFHHIHTSVGPGSAFAFALYLLELFEGKEVMERVKQGLQLPQSE